In Methanothrix sp., a genomic segment contains:
- a CDS encoding lipopolysaccharide assembly protein LapB translates to MKRGERENRSYAAVLDRLAYLRFQLGDYPESRRLYNESLKIWQDLGERSGEARTLHNLGSLAKASNDYPEARRLYNESLKIWQDLGERSGEARTLHALGSLAEASGDYPEARRLYNESLKISQDQGDRRGEARRLHALGSLAKASGDYPEARRLYNESLKISQDQGDRRGEARTLRDLAMLAQASGDYLEARRLFNESLKIRQELVDRSGVFQTLHALGSLAEASGGYPEARRLYNESLKISQDLGERSDEARTLHNLGSLAQASGDCSEARRLYNESLKIFQDLGERRGEALSLTKLASLEEEQNDIKAAIDHITQAEAIFKLLGAGHHAEEARIQKERLGRRLGRPS, encoded by the coding sequence ATGAAGAGGGGAGAGCGTGAGAATCGATCCTATGCTGCAGTTCTCGATCGATTGGCATATCTCCGTTTTCAGTTGGGAGACTACCCGGAGTCACGCCGTCTGTACAATGAGAGCCTCAAGATCTGGCAGGATCTGGGGGAGAGGAGCGGCGAGGCCCGGACACTGCACAACCTGGGTTCTCTGGCTAAGGCCTCTAACGACTACCCGGAGGCGCGCCGTCTGTACAATGAGAGCCTCAAGATCTGGCAGGATCTGGGGGAGAGGAGCGGCGAGGCTCGGACACTGCACGCCCTGGGTTCTCTGGCAGAGGCCTCTGGCGACTACCCGGAGGCGCGCCGTCTGTACAACGAGAGCCTCAAGATCTCTCAGGATCAGGGGGACAGGAGGGGCGAGGCCCGGAGACTGCACGCCCTGGGTTCTCTGGCGAAGGCCTCTGGCGACTACCCGGAGGCACGCCGTCTGTACAATGAGAGCCTCAAGATCTCTCAGGATCAGGGGGACAGGAGGGGCGAGGCCCGGACACTACGCGATCTGGCCATGCTGGCTCAGGCCTCTGGCGACTACCTGGAAGCACGTCGTCTGTTCAATGAGAGTCTCAAGATCAGGCAGGAATTGGTGGACAGGAGCGGCGTGTTCCAGACACTTCACGCCCTGGGCTCTCTGGCTGAGGCCTCCGGCGGCTACCCGGAGGCACGCCGTCTGTACAATGAGAGCCTCAAGATCTCTCAGGATCTGGGGGAGAGGAGCGACGAGGCCCGGACACTGCACAACCTGGGCTCTCTGGCTCAGGCTTCTGGCGACTGCTCGGAGGCACGCCGTCTGTACAATGAGAGCCTCAAGATCTTTCAGGATCTGGGGGAGAGGAGAGGTGAAGCCTTATCACTTACTAAGCTCGCATCTCTGGAGGAAGAACAGAATGATATCAAGGCTGCAATAGATCATATCACTCAGGCTGAAGCTATCTTCAAACTGCTAGGCGCAGGCCATCATGCTGAAGAGGCCCGGATTCAAAAAGAGAGGCTGGGGAGGAGGCTGGGCAGACCCTCATAG
- a CDS encoding DEAD/DEAH box helicase, translated as MPQIGLAKTVLSDNDSHPDGTIEIIISKSPARAISRIRNRSIAIIGGTTASLLQMWERRGKRLQDLQVSKLVIDEASMMVFPHFLALATLIDINSGEIMLAGDHRQLAPIVAHDWENEDRPPVILYQPFTSAYEAIQNIESKVSNSAVAQNALRYTHRLPAEIRELISRLYRLDNIELEGRPQEQYPLELLENGWEKIWETETGLYLVTHNERESKLSNEAELAIVEQILASSGVQPADSIAIVTPHRGQRGLLKRRLEQFMGMDGPLHIIDTVERLQGGQRQTIIVSATESDPSAISTNAEFILDLRRSNVAFSRARMKLIVICSEFLLDYIPAQFEHYESTLLWKSLRTLCSTEVMSTELEINDNIYIVRIFTYTPPLDDIN; from the coding sequence ATGCCTCAAATTGGGCTTGCAAAGACCGTATTATCTGATAATGATTCGCACCCAGACGGCACAATAGAAATAATCATTTCAAAATCGCCCGCGAGAGCCATCTCAAGGATCCGTAATCGATCGATCGCAATAATAGGCGGAACAACCGCCTCACTTCTGCAAATGTGGGAGAGGAGAGGTAAACGACTCCAAGATCTGCAAGTATCAAAGCTAGTTATAGATGAAGCTAGTATGATGGTGTTCCCACACTTCTTGGCGCTGGCAACTTTGATCGATATCAATAGTGGAGAAATTATGTTGGCAGGAGATCATCGACAGCTAGCTCCTATTGTAGCTCATGATTGGGAGAATGAAGATCGCCCTCCGGTTATTTTGTATCAACCATTTACTAGCGCATATGAGGCGATTCAAAATATTGAATCTAAAGTTTCAAATTCAGCTGTGGCTCAAAATGCTCTCCGATACACTCATCGCTTGCCTGCCGAGATAAGAGAGCTAATCAGTCGGCTATACAGATTAGACAATATAGAACTCGAAGGGAGACCACAAGAGCAGTATCCATTAGAATTACTAGAAAATGGCTGGGAAAAAATATGGGAGACAGAAACAGGTCTCTATCTTGTAACTCATAATGAAAGGGAATCAAAGCTAAGCAACGAGGCTGAGCTGGCCATTGTAGAGCAAATCCTTGCATCTAGTGGCGTTCAACCGGCTGATTCCATTGCCATTGTAACTCCTCACCGTGGACAGCGTGGTCTATTGAAGAGGCGCCTTGAACAATTTATGGGTATGGATGGCCCGTTGCACATTATCGATACAGTTGAGCGCCTTCAGGGGGGGCAGAGACAGACTATTATCGTCTCTGCAACAGAGAGTGACCCTTCGGCTATAAGCACCAATGCAGAGTTTATTCTAGATCTTAGGCGTTCAAATGTCGCATTTTCACGCGCAAGAATGAAGCTTATTGTTATATGTTCTGAGTTTTTATTAGACTATATACCAGCCCAGTTTGAGCACTATGAATCAACTTTGCTATGGAAATCTCTTAGGACGCTTTGTTCGACCGAGGTTATGAGCACAGAATTGGAAATCAATGATAATA